A stretch of DNA from Ranitomeya variabilis isolate aRanVar5 chromosome 1, aRanVar5.hap1, whole genome shotgun sequence:
tgacatctcaccagcgacctgtagcgacctgtacaacgatgtcacatgggagctattatgacgattcagtgtctgagtcgtcaacgaggtcgttggtaaggtgtcaaacacagcgatgtgtgctacccagcgggacctcaacgatcaaaaaaaagtccaggccattccgacacgaccagcgatctcacagcaggggcctggtcgctgctacatgtcacacatagcgagatcgctactgaggtcgctgttgcgtcacaaaacttgtgactcagcagcgatctcgctagtgatctcgcttagtgagacaggGGCTTTAAACTGTCATTTTTAGAGGGTTGCATTATAAAAGGGCATGGCTGAACAACATCAGAGCAGCAGGAGGTGGTGACAGAACGGGTGCACCATTTTAGTAAATGGGCAAGGGTAATAGTATTAATAATACTAGTATGAGCAGTGGCGGACAGAGACAGAGAAGGGCCACTGTGCAAGATTGATATATGGGCCCTCTGCAGTCAATTAGGTCTGTCTATGTCAgaagctgctttggaggtggaagtgggccCCAGTGTGGCTGCACAGGTTTCCCCTGAATATGGGGATAGGATATATGTGCAACTTCCTGCTGGTGTATATGTAACCACTATATAATGGATTGGTTAGTATTCAGgactaaaaaatattttatgcaCTACACCTCCCAAATACATGTATTCTTTAGATCATGGCAAATATAGTGTAAAAATAGGCTTATGGTGAATATCCAACTCCATATCTTATAAAGTAATATTTTGAAAACTGTTACCCAGTTTTTACTATGTTTCATTGTACAACTATTTGACTTGACTAACATTAAAAATCCATATTTCAGGAAGAATGTATTTTCTGTCAACGATACTGTTGGGTTTGTTGATATCCCCTGCCATTACTTACAAGCTTCCTCTTCGGAATGGACCCCCTTTGACTGATGATAACACCATAGACAAACCATACAATTTACAGTGGGAATGGCAATCACAGGACAGAATGGATGAAGGCAAATTCATGTTAGCTCACTTGAGAAGAGTTAAGAAGTCTCCAAAAGAGGATGTCAAGTCAGATGAAAAAATAATTCCAAAAGTCGATCCAACAGAATCCCTTTATGAAGAGCTTTCTGATACCACCCCAAACATTCTGGAGGCATCTAGTGCTCTTACAAAAGCTAAGAAGATGCCCGTTTTGAGTAAAGTGGAAACAACCCCATTAAATAATTTAAAGCAACCAACAAAAAGAGCTGAACTTGATGAGGATGAAACTACCCCTTTAACTGATTTACAGCACACAACAAATGGAGCTGAACTTGATGAGGATGAAACTACCCCTTTAACTGATTTACAGCACACAACAAATGGAGCTGAACTTGATGAGGATGAAACTACCCCTTTATCTGATTTAGAGCACACAACAAATCGAGCTGAACTTAATGAGGATGAAACTACCCCTTTATCTGATTTAGAGCAAACAACAAATATGGCTAAACAGGCCCTCAACGATGATGAAACCACACAGGTCGGAAAATCGATTACCCAGTCACAAACTCTGGTCACTGAATCACCATTGAAAACTAACACTTCTGAAGAATTACCTGTTTTAACAAGTAAAACATTTAACAAAGCCACCACCGTAAGCCAAATTAATTCCAAAGGTAGTCAAGACACAAGCAGCCCACAAACTACCACCAATGATAAATTGTTGGAGGATATCACGTCTAGCTCATCACCGAAAGCACCAAAGACCTCCTCATCGTCAACGTCAGTT
This window harbors:
- the SELPLG gene encoding P-selectin glycoprotein ligand 1 — its product is MYFLSTILLGLLISPAITYKLPLRNGPPLTDDNTIDKPYNLQWEWQSQDRMDEGKFMLAHLRRVKKSPKEDVKSDEKIIPKVDPTESLYEELSDTTPNILEASSALTKAKKMPVLSKVETTPLNNLKQPTKRAELDEDETTPLTDLQHTTNGAELDEDETTPLTDLQHTTNGAELDEDETTPLSDLEHTTNRAELNEDETTPLSDLEQTTNMAKQALNDDETTQVGKSITQSQTLVTESPLKTNTSEELPVLTSKTFNKATTVSQINSKGSQDTSSPQTTTNDKLLEDITSSSSPKAPKTSSSSTSVILQDLTTEHDVTSSPPTKPSGVTYISTSLEDKVHTQSMMRQCMLAILILSVVCTIFIISTIALAAKLSSMNQKSKLRHPVAYTEMRCISSLMPDNDQQNKPKPKKLKTFASSIEESDGDNTTLNSFLPDH